The region ATTCTTCTAGTACAAAAATAGCACGCTGTGCGAGAAACGACCCCGTTTCGAAGCGGGACGGAGATCATTGTACAAGAATTCATTTAGCATGGAAAGCATTTTCTCCTCACGGATACCACGCTACCGTATGCGGGTGTCCGCCTCCGTCGTCCTCGCGGTCTGCGTAGTGGCCGCCATCGGGGCCGTCGCCCTCGGTGCCGGGCCGGCGGTGGGGCAGACCGGAGACGCCGACCCGGACACCGAAAACGCGAGCCAGACCATCGAGATCCAGCTCGAAGAGGACGGCGACGCGAACGTCTCGGTCCGCAACCGGTTCGCGATCGAGACACGAGAGGACCGGCGGGCGTTCGAGCGCCTCGCCGACGGGTTCGAGAACGGGGACACGAACGGCGAGCTCTCGGTCGAGGTCTTCGAGCGGGTCGCGGCCGACGCCGAAAACGAGACCGACCGCGAGATGACGGTCACGAACGTCGAGCGCGAGACGGAGGCGACCAACAGCACCGGGACGGTCGAGTTGCGGTTCGACTGGGAGGGGTTCGCGCGCGCCGAGGACGGTCGACTCGAAGTGGCTGACGTCTTCGGGGCCGACGGCGGGACGTGGCTGCCGTCGCTGTCGGCCGACCAGCGACTCGTCATCGACGCGCCCGACGGCTACGCCGTTTATACAGTTCACCCCGAAACCGCCGTCAGCGGTGGCGAAATTGCCTGGACGGGCCCCATAGCCTTCGACAGCGATCAGCCCGAGGTCGTGTTCATCTCGGGCGGCTCCTCCGCGGGCTCGTCGTGGTTCTTCGCCGGACTCGGGGTCGGCCTCGTCGCGGTGATCGCCGCGCTCGTGTACGTGCTCTCGCGGCGCTTCGACGCGCCGGTCGTCCCGTCGCCGGCGAGCGACGACCGGGGGTGGGCGACGGTGCTCACGCCGGGGTCGAAGCCAAGCGAGGAGCCCCCGACGACGCGGTCCGAGCCCGAGTTCGAGGACGGAACCGACCCGGAGGGCGGCCCGGTCGCCGGCGTCGACGAGGAACTGCTCTCGGACGAGGAGCGGGTGCTCATGCTGCTCGAAGTCAACGACGGGCGGATGAAGCAGGCGAACATCGTCAGCGAGACCGACTGGTCGAACGCAAAGGTCTCGCAGCTGCTCTCGGCGATGGAGGACGACGGGATGATCGAGAAACTGCGGATCGGCCGGGAGAACCTCATCACCCTGTGTGAGGAGTAGTTCCGAAAACGTTTACAGCACCGGTGAAGAAGCATCGATAATGAAGGTTCTCGTGACCGTCGCGGAGGTGGGGACCGTCGAGGACGACTTCGAGATCGACGGCACCGCCATCGACGAACGGTACCTCGAATACGACCTGAACGAGTGGGACGACTACGCCGTCGAGGAGGCCGTTCAGCTGTCCGAGGAGGGCACGGTCGACGAGGTCGTCGCCGTCACGATCGGCCCCGAGCGGAGCGAGGAGACGATTCGGATGGCGCTTGCGAAGGGCGCCGACCGCGCGATCAGGGTGTGGGACGATTCCGTCGAAGGGCTGCTCGACGTGGCCGCCAAGACCGAGATCCTCGAAGCGGTCGTCGATGAGGAGGAGCCCGACCTGCTTCTCACCGGCGTCCAGACCGCCGACGCGATGTTCGGCGCGACGGGCGTCTCGCTTGCGGCCGCGATCGACTACCCGTGGGCCGCCGTCGTCAACGATCTCGAGTACGACGGCGAGAGCGCGAGCGTCCACCGCGAGCTCGAAGGCGGCGTCGAGGAGCTCACCGACGTCGAGACGCCCGCCGTTCTGACCATTCAGACCGGGATCAACCAGCCCCGCTATGCGAGCCTGCGGGGGATCCGGCAGGCCCAGCAAAAGGAGATCACAGCAAAGACCCTCGCAGATCTGGGCATAGAGGGGCTCGAGAGTGAGCTCCGTCTGACCGAGATGTACGAACCGGAAGTCGAAAGCGACGCGACGGTCTTCGAGGGCCGCGCCGAGGACACCGCCGTCCAGCTCGCGAGCGTGCTCCGCGAGAAGGGGGTGGGCGCACAATGACCGCCGTTCTCGCGGTCGCCGAACACCGCCGGGGCGAGCTCCGGGACGTGAGCTACGAACTCATCGGCGCGGGCCGGGGCCTCGCGGACGATCTGGGCGGCGAGCTCCACCTGGCCGTCATCGGCGGGCAGATCGAGG is a window of Halalkalicoccus subterraneus DNA encoding:
- a CDS encoding helix-turn-helix transcriptional regulator: MRVSASVVLAVCVVAAIGAVALGAGPAVGQTGDADPDTENASQTIEIQLEEDGDANVSVRNRFAIETREDRRAFERLADGFENGDTNGELSVEVFERVAADAENETDREMTVTNVERETEATNSTGTVELRFDWEGFARAEDGRLEVADVFGADGGTWLPSLSADQRLVIDAPDGYAVYTVHPETAVSGGEIAWTGPIAFDSDQPEVVFISGGSSAGSSWFFAGLGVGLVAVIAALVYVLSRRFDAPVVPSPASDDRGWATVLTPGSKPSEEPPTTRSEPEFEDGTDPEGGPVAGVDEELLSDEERVLMLLEVNDGRMKQANIVSETDWSNAKVSQLLSAMEDDGMIEKLRIGRENLITLCEE
- a CDS encoding electron transfer flavoprotein subunit beta/FixA family protein, coding for MKVLVTVAEVGTVEDDFEIDGTAIDERYLEYDLNEWDDYAVEEAVQLSEEGTVDEVVAVTIGPERSEETIRMALAKGADRAIRVWDDSVEGLLDVAAKTEILEAVVDEEEPDLLLTGVQTADAMFGATGVSLAAAIDYPWAAVVNDLEYDGESASVHRELEGGVEELTDVETPAVLTIQTGINQPRYASLRGIRQAQQKEITAKTLADLGIEGLESELRLTEMYEPEVESDATVFEGRAEDTAVQLASVLREKGVGAQ